A stretch of the Veillonella parvula DSM 2008 genome encodes the following:
- a CDS encoding ExbD/TolR family protein has product MNLQSFRMKTKPEFMIIPMIDIIFFLLVFFMMNSLQTVAQKALSVQLPQATSASAPAQLPVVLTLDAEGHITIDNKPMSIDDAEAMVKQRIQENPNASVILQADKRAAHGQVVAIMDMLKQSGVKRLAIAAEQKG; this is encoded by the coding sequence ATGAACTTGCAAAGCTTTCGTATGAAAACTAAGCCGGAATTCATGATCATTCCAATGATTGATATCATTTTCTTCTTGTTGGTATTCTTCATGATGAACAGCTTGCAAACAGTGGCTCAAAAAGCCTTGTCTGTACAATTACCACAGGCTACTAGTGCTTCTGCACCAGCTCAATTACCAGTGGTTTTAACATTAGATGCGGAGGGTCATATTACGATTGATAACAAGCCAATGAGCATTGACGATGCTGAGGCAATGGTAAAACAACGTATCCAAGAAAACCCTAATGCTAGTGTTATCTTACAAGCCGATAAACGAGCGGCTCATGGTCAAGTAGTAGCGATTATGGACATGTTAAAACAATCTGGCGTTAAACGCTTAGCTATTGCAGCTGAACAGAAAGGATAA
- the hutW gene encoding heme anaerobic degradation radical SAM methyltransferase ChuW/HutW, giving the protein MSLASFFESIPEKQRNLQLGLECDNPMSGAFPHKRVVHAGLNGTLVSPKETQAVWDSLMNGTPKKGEMQCAYIHIPFCKTKCTYCGFFQNGTSQSVEDQYIDGLISELKLASERSRLKDGLIHAVFIGGGTPTSLSPTNSERLLKAIKAYLPLANDYELTLEGRIHDLIPENLEVWMANGVNRMSIGVQSFNTEVRQMVGRLDTKETVLERLAALKAYGQCSVVIDLIYGLPGQTMEVWEQDLADLVSSGVDGADLYQLNVFDGSDLNKDITNGKVPAAATTAMQGDMFEFGRKYLDERSYRRLSAAHWSANNRERSLYNTLAKSGVPMFPFGSGAGGNVDGYGMMLHRALKPYEDMVTRGEKPFMALMKQSDLQPIVNRVVSQLEQGFLNIMSLVKMDSRLDELNWLYKLWEKRGLVAYNGLLYKLTDAGEFWTVNLTQSTLEAVEYILTGKNSFAIEAVAAQDTKTTSKENPNQEVRGIGQGKANISVPTDEDSEAQRKDALIAKAKAEIAKSGASGEAAERMVQAMYNLSADEIEYMMERMMS; this is encoded by the coding sequence ATGAGTTTAGCAAGTTTCTTTGAATCCATTCCGGAGAAACAACGCAATCTACAACTAGGTTTAGAATGCGATAATCCGATGAGTGGTGCATTTCCTCATAAACGTGTTGTACATGCAGGTCTCAATGGTACGCTCGTTTCTCCAAAAGAAACACAAGCCGTTTGGGATTCGTTAATGAATGGCACTCCTAAAAAGGGCGAAATGCAATGCGCTTACATTCATATTCCGTTTTGTAAGACAAAATGCACATATTGTGGTTTCTTCCAAAACGGTACGAGTCAAAGTGTTGAAGACCAATATATTGATGGTCTTATCAGTGAATTAAAGCTCGCTAGTGAGCGTTCGAGATTAAAAGATGGTTTGATCCATGCCGTATTTATCGGCGGTGGCACACCAACATCTTTATCACCTACAAATTCTGAAAGATTGCTTAAAGCGATTAAAGCGTACTTGCCATTGGCAAATGATTACGAGCTTACCTTAGAAGGTCGTATTCACGATTTGATCCCTGAAAATCTTGAAGTTTGGATGGCAAACGGCGTCAACCGTATGTCCATCGGCGTACAATCTTTTAACACAGAAGTGCGTCAAATGGTAGGCCGTTTAGATACGAAAGAAACCGTATTAGAACGACTAGCTGCTTTGAAAGCTTATGGTCAATGCTCTGTCGTTATTGACTTAATCTATGGCTTGCCTGGTCAAACTATGGAGGTGTGGGAACAAGATTTAGCTGATTTAGTAAGCTCTGGTGTTGATGGTGCAGACCTATATCAATTAAATGTATTTGATGGTAGTGATCTCAATAAAGACATTACAAACGGTAAAGTTCCAGCTGCAGCCACAACAGCGATGCAAGGGGATATGTTTGAATTTGGTCGTAAATACCTTGATGAACGTTCCTATCGTCGATTGAGTGCCGCTCACTGGAGTGCTAATAACCGTGAACGTAGCTTGTATAACACTTTAGCTAAATCGGGCGTTCCAATGTTCCCATTTGGTAGTGGTGCAGGTGGTAACGTCGACGGTTATGGGATGATGTTACATCGTGCATTAAAACCATACGAAGATATGGTTACCCGCGGTGAAAAACCATTTATGGCCCTTATGAAACAAAGTGATTTACAACCTATCGTAAACCGAGTAGTAAGTCAATTAGAACAAGGATTCCTCAATATTATGAGCTTAGTAAAAATGGATTCCAGATTAGATGAATTGAACTGGCTCTATAAATTATGGGAAAAACGAGGCCTTGTTGCCTATAATGGTTTGCTTTATAAATTGACTGATGCAGGCGAATTCTGGACTGTAAATCTTACGCAAAGTACATTAGAAGCTGTTGAATATATCCTGACTGGTAAGAATTCCTTCGCTATAGAAGCAGTAGCAGCACAAGATACAAAAACAACTTCTAAAGAAAATCCTAACCAAGAGGTACGTGGCATTGGCCAGGGTAAAGCCAATATCTCTGTACCAACTGACGAAGATTCCGAAGCACAACGTAAAGATGCTCTCATTGCTAAGGCTAAAGCTGAAATTGCTAAGAGCGGTGCTTCTGGCGAAGCAGCAGAACGAATGGTACAAGCTATGTACAATTTAAGTGCTGATGAGATTGAATATATGATGGAACGTATGATGTCTTAA
- a CDS encoding AAA family ATPase produces the protein MNFIDTMASVELVLAANQVPLLVGETGIGKTSLAMRVAEVHNWELVTIDGNLLKEGEIGGLPTVETVTHTAGHGNTRDVKTTVYAVHHTLEHVAQAVNKGRQVLLFIDEINRAEHAVQQELMNLILNREINGFSLSDQVRIIAAMNPEDSFDYQTIDMDPAQQNRFVWLYMNADYMQWIDWAIGAGIEEKVIEFISSYPEYLNQRHEDDIDATPRSFERVSGLYRIYKNQEGTSYSRDIFMNVIRGNVGKLIAEAFVNFIESDQEPLITFDDVLTAVQKPGAIMSMAEQVKGESPTRLYVAAKNMLHRLNRNSNAQEVHHFVEFLTLYPGDLRVAVMKDLRNTYERVYAYAIEDDLFVDTFFEAQK, from the coding sequence ATGAACTTTATAGATACAATGGCAAGCGTTGAATTAGTGCTTGCTGCAAATCAAGTGCCTTTGCTCGTTGGTGAGACTGGCATTGGTAAAACCTCTCTCGCAATGCGTGTTGCAGAGGTACATAATTGGGAATTAGTAACTATCGACGGAAACCTCTTAAAAGAAGGTGAAATCGGTGGTTTACCTACTGTAGAAACGGTGACTCATACGGCTGGTCATGGCAATACACGAGATGTGAAAACTACAGTATACGCTGTGCATCATACATTGGAACATGTGGCACAAGCCGTAAATAAAGGGCGTCAAGTATTGTTGTTTATCGACGAAATTAACCGCGCAGAACATGCAGTTCAACAAGAGTTGATGAACCTTATTCTAAACCGTGAAATTAATGGCTTTTCTTTAAGTGATCAAGTGCGCATCATCGCCGCTATGAACCCTGAAGATTCCTTTGATTACCAAACCATCGATATGGATCCGGCACAACAAAATCGATTCGTATGGCTTTATATGAATGCTGATTATATGCAATGGATTGACTGGGCTATTGGTGCTGGTATTGAAGAAAAGGTTATTGAATTTATTTCTTCCTATCCAGAATATTTAAATCAACGTCACGAAGACGATATCGATGCCACACCTCGTTCCTTTGAACGCGTGTCCGGTCTATATAGAATTTATAAGAATCAAGAGGGCACAAGCTATAGTCGCGATATATTTATGAATGTTATCCGCGGTAACGTAGGTAAACTCATTGCGGAGGCTTTTGTAAACTTTATCGAGTCCGATCAAGAACCTCTTATTACCTTTGATGATGTATTAACAGCGGTTCAAAAACCAGGTGCTATTATGTCTATGGCTGAGCAGGTTAAAGGTGAAAGCCCAACTCGCCTTTATGTAGCAGCAAAAAATATGTTGCATCGTTTAAATCGCAATAGCAATGCGCAGGAAGTACATCACTTTGTGGAGTTTTTGACCTTGTATCCAGGGGATTTGCGCGTAGCGGTTATGAAAGATCTTCGTAACACGTATGAGCGCGTTTACGCTTATGCTATTGAAGATGACCTTTTTGTAGATACTTTCTTTGAAGCGCAAAAATAA
- a CDS encoding TrkH family potassium uptake protein, with protein sequence MWHDISHSHVQRYMQQNPYRLLAFSFLGVMIIGTILLMLPMASAQGQTTALVDAAFTAVSCVSVTGLTTVDTYYHWSLFGKIVMVILIQLGGLGIVSFTTIIALLLGKRVGLKNRVLLSEDVGQEGMTGLLHITKKLTLYTFAIEIVGGIIYTIQLYPYIGQAALYSGIMQAISTFCNAGFVFFDNDLPYAMVGDILFNINTAVLIVIGGFGYLAAFDIWSHRKVRRVVDLKLHTKIMLVGTAILILLGTIIFLGVEWSNPKTFGTLPIWNKIMASLFQSITPRTAGIATVDYNALHPITLFVTIILMFIGAGPNSTGGGVKISTVAVTILASRTLFNNRPDTEIFERRISLVTVLKANGIIFLSLLLILIATCYLAWDEPYDFIRLLFEVTSAFGTVGLTTGITSDLSESSKWVLMLVMFTGRVGVMTVIGTWALRTSPTKPIGYAEENVLL encoded by the coding sequence ATGTGGCACGATATTTCCCATTCTCATGTACAACGGTACATGCAACAAAATCCCTATCGATTATTAGCGTTTAGCTTTCTAGGCGTCATGATTATAGGTACAATATTGCTTATGTTACCGATGGCGAGTGCTCAGGGGCAAACGACGGCTCTTGTAGATGCCGCTTTTACCGCCGTATCTTGTGTTTCGGTAACAGGGCTGACCACTGTAGATACTTATTATCATTGGTCTTTATTTGGTAAGATTGTAATGGTTATCCTTATTCAGTTAGGTGGGTTAGGAATTGTATCTTTCACGACCATAATTGCTTTGCTTCTAGGTAAACGAGTAGGCCTTAAAAATCGTGTGCTTTTGTCCGAGGACGTTGGACAGGAGGGTATGACTGGTTTATTACATATTACGAAAAAGTTAACGCTTTATACCTTTGCTATTGAAATTGTGGGAGGCATAATCTATACGATTCAGCTATATCCCTATATTGGACAGGCTGCATTGTATAGCGGTATCATGCAAGCTATTTCCACCTTTTGTAACGCTGGATTTGTATTTTTTGATAATGATCTACCTTATGCCATGGTAGGGGACATATTATTTAATATCAATACAGCAGTACTAATTGTTATCGGTGGTTTTGGCTATTTAGCGGCCTTTGACATATGGTCACACCGTAAGGTGCGACGAGTTGTTGACTTAAAACTTCACACTAAGATTATGTTAGTAGGCACAGCGATTCTTATTCTATTAGGAACTATCATTTTTTTAGGTGTGGAATGGTCAAATCCAAAAACCTTTGGGACATTACCGATTTGGAATAAAATAATGGCCTCTTTATTTCAATCAATTACGCCGCGTACAGCTGGGATTGCAACGGTTGATTATAATGCATTACATCCAATTACCTTGTTTGTTACCATTATTCTCATGTTTATTGGTGCGGGCCCGAACTCTACCGGTGGAGGGGTTAAAATTAGTACCGTAGCAGTAACCATACTTGCATCGCGTACCTTGTTTAATAACCGTCCAGATACAGAGATTTTTGAACGTCGTATTTCATTAGTAACCGTGCTTAAAGCCAACGGGATTATATTTTTATCGCTCCTTCTTATTTTAATAGCCACATGTTATCTGGCCTGGGATGAGCCTTATGATTTTATCCGATTGTTATTTGAGGTTACGTCTGCCTTTGGGACTGTAGGCCTTACGACGGGAATTACATCTGATTTATCTGAAAGCAGTAAATGGGTGCTGATGCTTGTTATGTTTACCGGTCGTGTCGGTGTTATGACCGTTATTGGTACATGGGCTCTTAGGACATCACCAACGAAGCCAATTGGGTATGCAGAAGAGAATGTATTGTTGTAA
- a CDS encoding MotA/TolQ/ExbB proton channel family protein has protein sequence MENLNYVIHLFHSGGYVMYPLLLLSFMVIAIAAERAFFYRKYAGKTFVVTHAVNEFAKLQRWDEIDKVIKENPSIASRIAEAGLKNDSSEEAMKTAFADQMGVDAVGFRKYMDYLSATVTISPLLGLLGTVTGMIGSFSILDSGAGASAITGGVGEALIATASGLCVAIMAFIVYTIFSHRLDSIINQIENMCVNIVTAKREGWK, from the coding sequence ATGGAAAATTTAAATTATGTCATTCACTTATTTCATAGTGGCGGGTATGTAATGTATCCATTGTTACTCTTGTCTTTTATGGTTATCGCTATAGCTGCAGAACGTGCTTTCTTCTATCGTAAGTATGCAGGCAAAACATTTGTTGTAACTCATGCAGTAAATGAATTCGCAAAACTACAACGTTGGGATGAAATCGATAAAGTAATTAAAGAGAACCCTTCTATTGCAAGTCGTATTGCAGAAGCAGGTTTAAAAAATGATTCTAGCGAAGAAGCAATGAAGACCGCTTTTGCTGATCAAATGGGGGTTGATGCAGTTGGTTTCCGAAAATATATGGACTACTTAAGTGCAACAGTTACAATTTCTCCATTATTGGGCTTGCTTGGTACAGTAACAGGTATGATTGGCTCTTTCAGTATCCTTGACTCCGGTGCCGGTGCATCTGCCATTACTGGTGGTGTAGGTGAGGCGCTTATCGCGACAGCATCTGGCTTATGTGTGGCCATAATGGCATTTATCGTTTACACAATTTTTAGTCATCGTTTGGACTCCATTATTAACCAAATTGAAAATATGTGTGTAAATATAGTTACAGCTAAACGAGAAGGGTGGAAATAG
- a CDS encoding flavodoxin family protein, producing the protein MKSIILYSSLTGNTKSVAEAMASVMPEGTPCVPVKDAPENLADYDTVFVGFWVDRGTANKEAAKLIETLKNPNVVFFATLGMYADSDHARESIEKASELLPNKEALVDGFVCQGKIDPKVIEMMYKMFPPGSAHGQSPERDALHKAAETHPDEQDFANAKEFTKSVLAKLQA; encoded by the coding sequence ATGAAATCTATTATTTTATATTCTTCCCTTACGGGAAATACTAAAAGTGTAGCGGAAGCAATGGCTTCCGTTATGCCTGAAGGTACACCTTGCGTTCCTGTAAAAGATGCACCTGAAAATTTAGCTGATTATGATACAGTATTCGTAGGTTTCTGGGTGGATCGAGGTACAGCGAATAAAGAAGCGGCAAAATTGATTGAAACTTTAAAAAATCCTAATGTGGTATTCTTTGCCACACTAGGGATGTATGCTGATTCTGATCATGCTCGTGAAAGTATCGAAAAAGCATCTGAATTATTGCCTAACAAAGAAGCTCTTGTAGACGGCTTCGTATGCCAAGGTAAAATTGATCCTAAAGTAATCGAAATGATGTATAAAATGTTCCCCCCTGGATCAGCACATGGGCAAAGCCCAGAACGCGATGCATTACATAAAGCGGCGGAAACTCATCCAGATGAACAAGACTTTGCAAATGCAAAAGAATTTACAAAATCTGTACTTGCAAAGTTGCAAGCCTAA
- a CDS encoding energy transducer TonB produces the protein MGLGISWKKAAIISAVVHLIALFIAVIFFVVVPAIQEMDTYEIDLTQSVLDDGGSGHAGGGGGNRADLFPKPLSADEVAARTKAVVANVEPSTATDIPDAVDVAAKASENKGNTSGDNSAVGGTGPGSGGGSGGGHGTGEGTGIGDGRGHGTGTGDGTGEGDGHGTGKAAFNVEGFYAAVDSQKQIPYAAIKRKMNVDVTINVMAKLDTNGNLIDVYPTSGGDEIFVEAALDAVRRATPYPNETGDIQPVEVPVHFVVQADGEDEEE, from the coding sequence ATGGGACTAGGCATATCATGGAAAAAAGCAGCCATTATATCCGCCGTAGTTCATCTTATTGCTCTCTTTATTGCTGTAATCTTTTTTGTAGTGGTTCCAGCCATTCAAGAAATGGATACCTATGAAATCGACCTCACACAAAGTGTGCTCGATGATGGTGGCAGTGGACATGCTGGTGGTGGCGGAGGTAACAGAGCAGATCTGTTCCCAAAACCATTGTCAGCAGATGAAGTAGCGGCAAGAACAAAGGCTGTTGTAGCAAATGTTGAACCATCTACAGCAACAGATATTCCTGATGCAGTAGATGTGGCAGCTAAAGCAAGTGAAAATAAAGGCAATACATCCGGTGATAATTCCGCTGTTGGTGGCACAGGCCCTGGATCAGGTGGTGGTTCTGGCGGTGGTCATGGTACTGGTGAAGGCACTGGAATTGGTGATGGTAGAGGCCATGGTACTGGTACAGGTGATGGTACCGGTGAAGGTGATGGTCACGGTACAGGTAAAGCCGCGTTCAATGTAGAGGGCTTTTATGCAGCCGTAGATAGCCAAAAACAAATTCCTTATGCGGCTATTAAACGTAAAATGAACGTAGATGTTACAATTAATGTAATGGCTAAATTAGATACTAATGGTAATTTAATAGACGTATATCCAACTAGTGGTGGCGATGAGATATTTGTAGAAGCGGCTCTTGATGCAGTGCGACGAGCGACTCCGTATCCAAACGAAACAGGGGATATACAACCAGTAGAAGTTCCTGTACACTTTGTAGTACAGGCCGATGGCGAAGATGAAGAAGAATAA
- a CDS encoding carbohydrate kinase family protein translates to MSTCPQKEIDILGIGASTLDRFIVVDHYPTGREVQQVVSSTTDGGGPVATALAVAGKYGARTAMIDSIGDDMVGRHILDDFKKYNVNTDAIHIEKGEKSGVATILVKHSTGERAVFFERSTAPEPVFLDTHKQLIKEAFILHVNGRHRQFMCSAMALAQEAGTIISLDGGAQRYDEEMKSITESSHIAIVARDYAEKYTGTTNLEEACRIIHDRGALIAGVTDGANGSYFVWPDGTFYRCQAFPQEYVVDTTGAGDSFHGAFLSKLVTLLRELAPVEGLKTSTYAIDLLQHCGHSDLEKAAIFASAVAALNTQGIGGRSALPSLQVVHKLMGLE, encoded by the coding sequence ATGAGTACATGTCCTCAAAAAGAAATAGATATATTAGGTATTGGGGCTAGCACATTAGACCGCTTCATCGTTGTGGATCATTACCCAACGGGACGTGAGGTACAACAAGTTGTATCTTCTACCACCGATGGTGGAGGACCTGTAGCTACAGCATTAGCCGTTGCAGGTAAATATGGTGCACGTACGGCCATGATTGACAGTATCGGTGACGATATGGTGGGGCGTCATATTTTAGATGATTTCAAAAAATATAATGTTAATACTGATGCTATCCACATTGAAAAGGGGGAAAAGAGTGGCGTTGCTACAATCCTAGTAAAGCATAGCACTGGCGAGCGTGCCGTATTTTTTGAACGCTCTACTGCGCCAGAGCCAGTATTTTTAGATACTCATAAGCAATTAATTAAAGAAGCTTTCATTTTACATGTTAACGGACGGCATCGACAATTCATGTGTTCTGCCATGGCGTTAGCACAAGAGGCAGGTACTATTATCTCCCTCGATGGAGGTGCACAGCGCTACGATGAAGAGATGAAATCTATTACAGAGTCAAGTCATATTGCTATTGTTGCTCGTGATTATGCTGAAAAATATACGGGCACTACTAATTTAGAAGAAGCTTGTCGTATCATTCATGACCGTGGTGCTCTTATTGCGGGGGTTACGGATGGCGCTAATGGTAGTTATTTCGTATGGCCTGATGGAACTTTCTATCGTTGTCAGGCATTCCCTCAAGAATATGTAGTTGATACAACGGGGGCTGGAGATAGTTTTCATGGAGCATTTCTTTCAAAGCTTGTTACATTATTGAGAGAGTTAGCCCCAGTAGAAGGGTTAAAGACCTCTACATATGCTATAGATTTATTACAACATTGTGGACATTCTGATTTAGAAAAAGCTGCTATCTTTGCGTCCGCTGTAGCAGCTTTAAATACGCAAGGGATTGGTGGTCGTAGCGCTTTACCAAGTTTACAAGTTGTACATAAGTTAATGGGATTGGAGTAA
- a CDS encoding potassium channel family protein, translating to MKYKTIAVIGLGQFGTTIAKMLASMNHEVLGVDINPEIVQKVSPYVTHAIVADTTDEEAIKALALSQFDIVIVAIGDNIQANLMTSMLLKEMNMPHVVSKAENALQGKMLKKMGVDMVIYPEYDVAQRLAQSLTREHVMDYLQLSKSISLIEVDMPKFLVGTCLKDSNLREKYNLNAVGIRRGEDLEVPPNPFTILSAEDKLLIIGNNSDLDALTV from the coding sequence ATGAAATATAAAACAATTGCCGTCATTGGTCTTGGTCAATTTGGTACGACTATAGCCAAGATGTTAGCCTCTATGAATCATGAGGTTTTAGGTGTAGATATTAATCCAGAAATTGTACAAAAGGTTTCCCCTTATGTAACACATGCTATCGTAGCAGATACTACTGATGAAGAGGCTATTAAAGCCTTAGCTTTGAGCCAATTTGATATAGTTATTGTTGCCATTGGTGATAATATCCAGGCTAATCTCATGACTTCGATGTTGTTGAAAGAAATGAATATGCCTCATGTGGTTTCGAAAGCTGAAAATGCACTCCAAGGTAAGATGCTCAAGAAGATGGGGGTAGATATGGTCATCTATCCAGAATATGATGTGGCACAACGGTTAGCTCAATCGTTGACACGAGAACATGTAATGGATTACTTACAGCTATCTAAAAGCATTAGCCTTATTGAAGTAGATATGCCTAAATTTTTGGTAGGCACCTGCTTAAAAGATTCTAATCTGCGTGAGAAATATAATCTTAATGCTGTAGGCATCAGGCGTGGGGAGGATTTAGAAGTCCCTCCTAATCCGTTTACGATTCTTTCGGCGGAGGATAAACTATTAATCATAGGAAATAATTCTGATTTAGATGCATTAACAGTGTAG